From one Peptoniphilaceae bacterium AMB_02 genomic stretch:
- a CDS encoding AMP-binding protein — protein MNLSFSTRGWDLSFEQFVQTALDMKFNGIEIHNINERPELLDKSGPFNEINTAATVRKLYEVGLKIACFDSSFDLSDGSEDTFEDIVKLIKIASNSRVPYISVLARNSDEETVHRTLSRLTPIARENKVMILIKTKGIYADTFKLRDLLNTFASDEIAVLWDMHHPFRYAGESASDTIKNLGAYVKHVHIKDSDDKDNYNIIGEGSLPIREMMEAITSINYDGFISIEWEPEWMPDLQDMEVIFPHYVNYMHRFSSPRIRKKELYYNYNHEGQYIWEKDVLIEETFSEVLDRVVDEFPDQYAVKYTTLDYTRTYSEFRDDVDTFARSLIAMGVQPGSKVAAWATNVPEWFIAFWATTKIGAVLVTVNTAYKIREAEYLLRQSDTHTLIMIESCLDSNYKEIMMELCPELKGTTKGRRLHSKKLPFLRNIITVGFEMPGCLEFREAMNKATEVPVEEVHRRAAAVKPDDVCNMQYTSGTTGFPKGVMLTHYNIINNGKSIGDRMDLSTADRLMIQVPMFHCFGMVLAMTAAMTHGATICPLPYFSAKASLACINLERITVFHGVPTMFIAMFNHEDYAKTDFSNVRTGIMAGAGCPADLMRKVAQPDGMNMRGIVSVYGQTESSPGSTMSNWDDPLDARVETVGHPLPHVECKIIDPETGEEVGPGVNGEFCSRGYNTMKGYYKMPEETHDAVDSEGWLHSGDLACMNEEGNFNITGRLKDMIIRGGENIYPKEIEEFIYTHPKIKDVQVIGVPNKKYGEEIMACVILKDGEEMNEREMKEYIKGNMSRHKVPKHVVFLKSFPMNAAGKIMKYKMRENAEAYLNGELGD, from the coding sequence ATGAATTTAAGTTTTTCTACAAGAGGATGGGATTTGAGCTTTGAACAATTCGTTCAAACTGCTCTTGATATGAAGTTTAATGGGATCGAGATCCATAATATAAACGAAAGGCCAGAGCTTTTAGATAAAAGCGGTCCTTTCAATGAAATAAATACCGCTGCAACAGTTAGAAAACTATATGAAGTCGGATTAAAGATAGCCTGCTTTGACAGCTCCTTTGATTTATCTGATGGAAGTGAAGATACTTTTGAGGATATTGTAAAACTGATTAAGATTGCATCTAACAGTAGGGTGCCGTATATAAGCGTACTGGCTAGGAATTCTGATGAAGAGACGGTTCATAGAACCTTAAGCAGACTGACGCCAATAGCCAGAGAAAACAAGGTTATGATACTAATTAAAACCAAGGGGATTTATGCAGATACATTTAAACTTAGAGACTTGCTAAATACTTTTGCTTCAGATGAAATAGCTGTTCTTTGGGATATGCATCATCCGTTCCGATATGCGGGAGAATCTGCATCTGATACGATTAAAAACCTTGGAGCATATGTGAAGCATGTCCATATAAAAGACTCTGATGACAAGGACAATTACAATATTATAGGCGAAGGTTCCCTTCCAATTAGAGAGATGATGGAAGCCATAACTTCAATAAATTATGACGGATTTATATCGATTGAATGGGAACCTGAGTGGATGCCGGATTTGCAAGATATGGAAGTCATCTTTCCACATTATGTAAACTATATGCATCGATTCAGCAGTCCGAGAATCAGAAAGAAAGAGTTATACTATAATTATAATCACGAGGGTCAATATATTTGGGAAAAAGATGTATTGATTGAAGAGACTTTTTCTGAAGTGCTTGACCGAGTAGTAGATGAGTTTCCGGATCAGTATGCAGTTAAATACACAACTCTGGATTATACGAGGACTTATAGTGAGTTCAGGGATGATGTCGATACTTTTGCAAGGTCTCTAATCGCTATGGGAGTACAACCGGGCAGTAAAGTTGCCGCTTGGGCTACAAATGTCCCGGAGTGGTTTATAGCTTTTTGGGCTACTACAAAAATAGGAGCAGTGTTGGTAACGGTAAACACTGCGTACAAGATAAGAGAAGCGGAATACCTTCTTAGACAATCGGATACCCATACACTTATTATGATAGAATCCTGTTTGGATTCCAATTATAAGGAAATAATGATGGAACTTTGTCCGGAACTGAAAGGTACGACCAAGGGTAGAAGACTGCATTCCAAGAAACTTCCGTTCTTGAGAAATATCATAACAGTTGGGTTTGAAATGCCGGGATGTTTAGAGTTCAGAGAAGCTATGAATAAAGCTACAGAAGTACCAGTTGAAGAGGTGCATAGGAGAGCGGCAGCAGTTAAGCCTGATGATGTATGTAATATGCAGTATACTTCCGGGACTACAGGTTTTCCTAAAGGGGTAATGCTTACTCATTACAATATAATAAATAATGGAAAGTCTATAGGCGACAGGATGGATTTGTCGACAGCAGACAGGCTTATGATTCAAGTTCCGATGTTCCATTGTTTCGGGATGGTGCTTGCAATGACTGCAGCCATGACTCATGGAGCTACAATATGTCCACTGCCGTATTTCTCTGCAAAAGCCTCACTTGCTTGTATCAATTTGGAGAGAATCACAGTTTTCCATGGAGTCCCGACTATGTTTATAGCGATGTTCAACCATGAGGACTATGCAAAGACAGATTTTTCGAATGTACGTACGGGGATAATGGCAGGAGCCGGCTGTCCGGCTGACCTTATGAGAAAGGTTGCGCAACCGGATGGTATGAATATGAGAGGAATCGTAAGTGTCTATGGACAGACGGAATCTTCGCCGGGATCTACCATGTCTAATTGGGACGATCCACTGGATGCAAGGGTAGAAACGGTAGGTCATCCGCTACCTCATGTGGAATGCAAGATTATAGATCCTGAAACCGGAGAAGAGGTAGGGCCGGGAGTCAATGGCGAGTTTTGTTCAAGAGGATATAATACGATGAAGGGATACTATAAAATGCCGGAGGAAACACATGATGCAGTGGATTCTGAAGGATGGCTTCATTCGGGAGATCTGGCATGTATGAATGAGGAAGGAAACTTTAATATTACAGGCAGATTAAAAGATATGATAATAAGAGGTGGAGAAAATATCTACCCTAAGGAGATAGAGGAATTCATTTATACACATCCTAAGATAAAGGATGTTCAAGTCATAGGAGTGCCGAACAAAAAATACGGTGAAGAAATCATGGCCTGCGTCATACTAAAAGACGGTGAAGAGATGAATGAGAGAGAAATGAAGGAATATATCAAAGGCAATATGTCCAGGCATAAAGTACCGAAACATGTGGTATTCTTAAAGTCATTCCCTATGAATGCAGCTGGTAAGATTATGAAGTACAAGATGAGAGAAAATGCCGAAGCATATTTAAACGGAGAGTTAGGAGATTAG